Part of the Sphingomonas taxi genome, ACCGCCGCGCGTGGAACGCGTCGAGCGCCTCCTCCGCCAGCGCCCGCGCCATCGTCAGCGCGACGTCGCGCAGCACGACGATGAATTCATTGCCGCTCCACCGGATCAATTCCTCGTCCGGAAAGCTCTCGCGCAGCGTCGCCGCGAAGGCGCTGAGCACGTTGTTGCCGACCGAACGGCCATAACGCGCGTTGATCCCGACCAGCCCGTCGATCCCGAACAGGATCATCACATACGACCGTCCCGACAGCGCGACTTCGCGGAACAGCCGCTCCCCGCCGGCCTGGTCGAGCGCCGCGGTGAGCCCGTCGCGCTCGTGCCCGGTGACGCGCGGCGCGCCACCGGTGATCGCGTCGCGCAACCGGGCGAGCTCGCCACGCAGGTCGGCGAGTTCGCGCTCGGCCTGCGCCAGCCGCGCAACGATCGCATCCTGGTCGACCGGCACGCGGCCACCCGCCGCGCCGATATCCGCGCCGAGCGTGCGGGTGAGGTCGTGGGCGTCCGCGGCGAGCGATCCCAGCTCGTCCGCCTGCATCGCAACGTTGCGCTCGCGCCAAGTGACTTCCGGCGGCCCGTCGCGACAGTAGCGGTCGATCAGCATCGTCGCGGTATCCGCGGTCAGCCGCAGCCCGCCGTCGGTATGCTCGTCGATGTCGCGCGCCAGCGGCGAATGCGGATTGGCGACGTAGCGGCTGGCGAGATCCTGATAGGCCGGACTCGGGTCCAGCCGGTGCCGTTCGAGAAATGCCAGGGCCTCGCGGGCAAGGTCGAACGACGGCATCGTGACGGGTGCTTTCGATAGGACCGTTTTGGAGATAGGACAGCTGCCCTGACGCGAGATATCGTGCCCAGATGCGGCAGGCAACATCCTGGGTTATGGAAACATCGTGCCTGACACGATGGGCGGCGGGCAAGCCCTCATCCAGGATAGTGTAGCGGCCGTTCACCCCTTTTACGCGGCATCCTCCTTGATTGTCATACGTTTAGTCGAAAACCGCAGGCGCATTCCGCAGCGGCGGGGGCCTTCGACGGGCCGCAACGGGAGCATGACGTGATGCGGCCAGGCCTGTATGTCCCGATCGCGCTGGCGATGGCGCTGGCCGCATGCGGCGATGGCGACGGCGGCAGCGACGCCGCCCCGATCGGCAGCCCCGCACCGACACCGACACCGGTGCCGGCCCCTACGCCGACACCGACCGCGACGCCGACCCCGACCCCGGCGGTGACCGCGGTCGACCAGCGCGTCGTCGCCAGTTTCGACAATCCATGGGCGATGGTGTTCCTGCCCGACGGGCGGATGCTGGTCACCGAGAAATCGGGGCAGCTCCAGCTCGTCACCCAGACCGGCGGCAAGACGCAGGTCGCCGGGGTGCCGCGCGTCACCTTCTCGGGCCAGCTCGGCCTGCAGGACGTCGTGCTCGACCCCGGTTTCGCGAGCAACGCGCGGATCTGGATCAGTTATGCCGAGCCCGCCAGCGGCGGCCAGCAGCTCGCCGTCGCGCGTGCGACGCTCGATCTCGCCACCACGCCGCGGCTGACCGACCTGGCGGTGATCTGGCGCGCGACGCCGGCGACCACCGGCGGGCAGCTGGGTGCGCGGCTCGCCTTCGCGCCCGACGGCGGGACGTTGTTCGTCACCAGCGGCGAGCGCCAGCAGGGCACGCCGGCGCAGGATCTGTCGGGGACGCTCGGCAAGATCGTGCGGATCACCCTCGACGGCAGCGCCGCATCGGGCAACCCCTTCGCCGCGACCGCCGGCGCGCGTGCGGAGATCTGGTCGCTCGGCCATCGCAATCCATATGGCCTGGTCTTCGCGAGCGACGGCCGCCTGTTCGAATCCGAGATGGGACCGGCGGGCGGCGACGAGTTCAACCTGATCGAGGCGGGCAAGAATTACGGCTGGCCGCGGGTGTCGGAGGGCGACAATTACGACGGCACGCCGATCCCGCGCCACGCCACCAATCCCGCCTATACGCCGCCCCTGGTCAGCTGGACGCCGGTGATCGCGCCCGGCGGGATGATCCAGTATCGCGGCACCGCCTTTTCCGGCTGGACCGGCGACTTCCTGCTCGCCGGGCTGGCGCAACAGGGCATCGTCCGCGTCCGGGTGTCGGGCAGCACCGCCAGCGAGGTCGCGCGCATCGGCCTCGGCAACCGCATCCGCGAGATCGAGGAAGGGCCGAACGGCACGCTCTGGGTATTGCGCGACGGATCCGGGGGCGCGCTGGTCCAGCTGACGCCGCGATAGGGGATACGAGGCGCCGTTACGTCGACGACCGCTCCGTCGCGCGCCGCGCCAGGCTGGCATAACAGCCGGACAGCGACTCCGCTTCGCCGGTCTCGATGCGGTTGCAGACCGCATCGACCGGCCGGATCGGCAACGATCCGACGACGATGCTGGGGTTGAAGACCATGCCGCCGCGCGCCGCGGCATCGCCGTCGTCCGCCCACGCGCCCCCGAGATTGCGCCGGATCACCTCGCCGACATAGCAGGCCACGCCGATCACCAGATCGGCGACGTCCGCCGGATCGACCCTCTTCTGGTGAAGCCCTTCGAGAAATGCATCCATCTGACCGATGCCCGCTTCGGAATAGTCCAAAGCGCTGCCCGTATCATCCTGATAATATGCGACGAATTCCTCCGCCTGCTCCTGTATCCCTGCCCGATCCACGCCGTCCCCCCGGATATCCGCGATGATCCTCATTATAGCGGCGACGCGCGACGCGCCGGCCTTTGGCCGCGCACTCGTTCAGGAACGATGTCATGTCGGTCGCGTAATGCTGACCACCAGCCCATTTCCGGGTGCGGAGAGATATTCATGAAAATCAGCACGATCCTGGGCGCCATCGGCATGATCGCCGCCACCCTCGGCACGGTCGGCACCGCCGACGCGCAGCGCCGCGACCACGACCGCGATCGCGGCCGCTACGAGCATCGCGACCATCGCGGTCCGCACGGCATGCGTCACGATCGCGGTCGCCGCTTCGAGCGCAACCGTCACGACCGCTGCCGCACCGTGATCCGCCACGACCGTCGCGTCCGCGTCTGCCGCTGACCGGATCGGGAGCCGGCGACCCTCGCGTCGCCGGCTCCCCTGCAGTTACCGCACCGCGCTGCGCAGCCCGGCGGGGAGCTGGTCGATCGGGCAGTAACGATAGGATGTCGCGGGGCCGCGCGTCGCCAGCGTGAAGGTCAGCGCATCGGCGACGGTCACCGTCTGGCGCTCGACGAAGCGGGGGGCGGGGCCGGCACCCGCGTCGATGCACGACTGGCTGACGGTATAGCGATTCCCCTTGCGCGACAGCACCCGGGCGCGACAGGCGCGGGTATGTGCGGTGCTGAGGCCGCGGCCGTCATATTGGCGGATCTCGGCGTTAGCCGGATCGCGGCAGCTCGCGCCTTTCATAACGTAGATGCCGGGCTTGAGCCGGTAGACGCCGCCCGGCTTGGGCGAGGGATCGACGCTGGCCCAGGCGCCGGTCGCGGCGAGTAGCACCAGCAGCGGCGCGGCGATCGTCATGCGTGTCATACATCCTCCTTGGTTGCCTGATGGATAAACCCGGCAAGCCGGACCGCGGCTCAATTGCGTCATGGCTGTTTCGAGTGCATATAATGAGCAGGGAGTGCACTCATGCTAGCCGCGTTTCTCGACGATATCCGCGATCACGACATGATCGCCCCGCGCCGCATGGCGGACCGGCTGCGGCTGCCGATGGCGCGGCTGGCGCGGCTGGCGCACGTCAACCGCAACACGATGGCCGCCAAGCCGGAGAGCCCGGCGGTGCAGGCCAAGCTCGGCGAGATCGCGCGGATCATCGCGCGCGCGGCGGAATTGTCGGGCGACGAAGGCAAGGCGATCATCTGGTTCCGGCACCAGCCGATCGCCGGTTTCGGCAAGACCGCCGAGGAACTGGTCGAGGCGGGGGAGGCCGCGGCAGTGCTGTGGACGCTCGAGACGATGGACCAGGGCGTCTATGCGTGACGGGTCGCTGAGCTGACCGACGCATGGCCGTTCCGCTCCACCCGCTCGCCGCGCGCTATTGGCGGATGCTCGGCGTCCGCTGGCAGGGACAGCCGTTCGACAGCGGCGCGCATCTGACCGGCGGACGCTGGAACCCGCCCGGCATGGCCGCGCTCTATCTGTCCGCCGACTACAATACCGCGATCCGCGAGATGCATCAGGATCTGGTGCGGCCGGGGACACTGGTCGCCTATGATCTGGTCGCGACGGCAATCGCCGACCTGCGCGACGCCGATCCGGCGATCCTCGATTGCCAATGGCGCCGCATCTTCAAGCTGGACGGCGGCATCCCGCCGAGCTGGACGCTGGCGCAGACGCTGCGCGACGCCGGGGCCGAGGGCGCGCTGGTGCCGTCGGTCCAGCATCGTGGCGGCACCAATCTGGTGCTGTGGCGCTGGCACGACGCCCGCATCGCCGGCGAAGGCGCGGCGCTGACCCTGCTCGATCCCGAGGCGGTGCTGACCGGCCGCTAGCGCGACGGCCGGCGTCGCCGCAGGACATCGTCCGCGCGATGCCGCCAATAGCCGACCGCGCCGCGCAGCTTGTGGCGCAGGCGGAAGGCGTAGAAGGCGCGGATGCCGCCATGGGTGGTGACGGGATCGGTGAGATCGCGGCGCAGGTCGGCGATGTCGCGTGCCAGCGCGCGCCGGATGCGCGGATCGCGCCAGTGCTTGGCGTAGAGCGCACCGTCGCCGAAGCCATAGCCGGCGAGCAATGCCGTCTCCTCGTCGAGCCGCCGGCGGCCGTGATGGTGGTCGACGACGAAACGGTGATCGTAGTGCAGCGCGATATCCTGGCGCATCGCGCGGACGAGGAAATCGGTGTCCTCCGCGGCGACGAACGGCGCGCCGGCACCGAAGCGCGCGTCGAACGCGCCGACCCGCCGCGGCACGTCGGCGGTGAAGGCGAGGTTGGCGCCCATCACGAAGCCGCCGGGAAAGCTGCCCGCGGGCGCGGTCATCGGATGATCCTCCAGCTTCACCGTCACCGGCAGATCGGCGGGATCGCCGAGCAGGATGCGCCCGCCGATGATCGCCGGCCCCGCCACCTCGGCGAACGCCTGGACCAGCGCGGGGAAATAGTCGGCGTGGAGGACGCAATCGTCGTCGGTCATCGCGACGATCCGCCCGCGCGCCCGGGCGAGGCCGAGGTTGCGGGCGCGGGCGAGGCCGGGCCGCGCCTCGTGCAGCCGATGGACGGGGAAAGGCGGCCGCCACGCCGCCAGCCGTCGCGGCGTATCGTCGCGCGAGCCGTTGTCGACGAGGATCACCTCGACCGCCAGCGCCGGGGCCGCCGCAACCGCCCGGTCGATCGAGGCGAGCGTCGCGGCCAGCGACGCGCTGCGGTCGCGCGTGCAGACCAGCAGGCTGACATCGGGACGCACGCCGCTCACCCCGCGTCGCGCAGCCGTTCGGCGAGGACGTGCGCCTCCGCCATCGTCGCCGCGGTCGCGACCGGCGTGGCGGCGGGCCAAGCGGCGGCATAAGCGGCGATCTTGCCGTAGTCGTTATCGAGCACGACGTGCGGAATGCCGAGCAGATCGGCGAGGATATGGCCGTGCAGCCGGTCGGTGACGATCACCTCGCCCTGCGCGAGCAGCCGCAGGCCGCGCGCGACGCGCGCCTGCGCCTGCGCCTCGCGCGCCGCGACGCCGGTACCGGCGGGCAGATCGGGATCGTCGTCGAGCCAGTCGACGACGCGCGCCGGTGCCGCTGGCGCGCCGCCATGATCGCGACGTTCGTCGTCGCTGCGCAACAGCATCAGCAGCGCGACCTCAGCCGCGCCGCGCGGCTGCGCCCCCAGCGCGATCGCGGAATCGGGCACGAGATCGACGGGGCAGGCGATCCGCGCGGTGGCGAAGGCGTGGCTGCGCGCATCGCGGACGTAGAGCGTGAAATCGGGATGTTCCGCGGCGAGCGCGGCGAACCGCCCGGCCCTGGCGGGATCGCGGAAGTGGATCGATTGCGGCAATTGCACCACCGGCCGGTCGCGCACCGTCGCCAGCAGATGTTCGCGGAAATGCTGATGATGCGGCCAGATGTCGCCGAGATTGCCGCCGCCATGCAGGAACAGGGTGCCGCTCGGGCAGGCGCGGCGGAAGGCGTCGGCATCGAAGTCGTGCCATGTCGACACGTAGACAGGTCCACAGCCGGTGATGTGGCGGAGCATCGCCAGCTCGCCGAGCCAGATCGCACTGTCGCCAACATTGGCGTGATCGGGAAAATCGACCAGCGCATAAGGCGCGCCGGCGCCGACGTGCGTGCGATAGCAGGCGTCGAGCACCGCCAGCGGTGCGGGCGCGGTCATGCCGCGAGCACCGCACGATCGGCGCCGGCCGCACGATAGAGCGCCTCGCACCGGTCGAGCCATATATCGCGGGTGAACATCCGCTCGACCCGCGCGCGCGGCACGAGGCGGGGGATGGCGAGCGCCGTCCCGATCGCTGCGGCGAGCGCGGCGACGTCGCCGGCGGGGGCGAAGGCACCGGCCTCGCCGATCACCTCGCGCGCGGCGCCCTGGTCGAAGGCGGCGACGGGCAGACCGCACGCCATCGCCTCCGCCGCGACGAGACCGAACGGCTCGTCCCAGCAGGGGGTGAACAGAAATACCGAGGCGCGCGCCATCTCCGCCGCGAGCGCCGCGCCGGCGAGATGGCCGCCGTAGCGCACCGTAGGCCCAAGCAGCGGCGCGACCTCGGCGGCCCAATAATCGGGGTCCTCGACCGGTCCGAACAAGGTGAGCGGCACGCCGGCACGCAGCGCCGCCTGCGCGGCGAAATGCGGCCCCTTGTTGGGGGTCATCCGCCCGCACCAGAGCGCGCTGCCGTCGCCCTGCGGCGAAAAGCGCCACGCATCGGCATCGATGCCATTGTGCAGCACCGACGCCTGCGCCGGCGCGCCCTCGGGCCACCAGGCGGCAAGCTGCGTCGCCGAGGTGACGGTGAGCCGATGCCCCGGCGTCGCGCTGGCGCGGACGAACCAGTGCAACGCATCATAGGGCGGCACGTGCAGCGAGGTGACGGTCGGCGTCACCGCGGTGCGCCGCGGCTCGATCGCGAACCGGTGCAGGCTGTTGTTGTGGACCACGTCATAGCCGCCCGCCGAGATCCTGTCGCAGGCGGCGGCATAGCCGGCGTCGAGATGCGCGATCAGCGGCGCCGAGCCGCGATGCTCCGCC contains:
- a CDS encoding PQQ-dependent sugar dehydrogenase, which codes for MRPGLYVPIALAMALAACGDGDGGSDAAPIGSPAPTPTPVPAPTPTPTATPTPTPAVTAVDQRVVASFDNPWAMVFLPDGRMLVTEKSGQLQLVTQTGGKTQVAGVPRVTFSGQLGLQDVVLDPGFASNARIWISYAEPASGGQQLAVARATLDLATTPRLTDLAVIWRATPATTGGQLGARLAFAPDGGTLFVTSGERQQGTPAQDLSGTLGKIVRITLDGSAASGNPFAATAGARAEIWSLGHRNPYGLVFASDGRLFESEMGPAGGDEFNLIEAGKNYGWPRVSEGDNYDGTPIPRHATNPAYTPPLVSWTPVIAPGGMIQYRGTAFSGWTGDFLLAGLAQQGIVRVRVSGSTASEVARIGLGNRIREIEEGPNGTLWVLRDGSGGALVQLTPR
- a CDS encoding diguanylate cyclase domain-containing protein, which gives rise to MPSFDLAREALAFLERHRLDPSPAYQDLASRYVANPHSPLARDIDEHTDGGLRLTADTATMLIDRYCRDGPPEVTWRERNVAMQADELGSLAADAHDLTRTLGADIGAAGGRVPVDQDAIVARLAQAERELADLRGELARLRDAITGGAPRVTGHERDGLTAALDQAGGERLFREVALSGRSYVMILFGIDGLVGINARYGRSVGNNVLSAFAATLRESFPDEELIRWSGNEFIVVLRDVALTMARALAEEALDAFHARRLKLRGSGDVIGPLTASAGIVVGKGDETTASIEQARANLAAGAAAGGRDVYGTV
- a CDS encoding polysaccharide pyruvyl transferase family protein, which gives rise to MTAPAPLAVLDACYRTHVGAGAPYALVDFPDHANVGDSAIWLGELAMLRHITGCGPVYVSTWHDFDADAFRRACPSGTLFLHGGGNLGDIWPHHQHFREHLLATVRDRPVVQLPQSIHFRDPARAGRFAALAAEHPDFTLYVRDARSHAFATARIACPVDLVPDSAIALGAQPRGAAEVALLMLLRSDDERRDHGGAPAAPARVVDWLDDDPDLPAGTGVAAREAQAQARVARGLRLLAQGEVIVTDRLHGHILADLLGIPHVVLDNDYGKIAAYAAAWPAATPVATAATMAEAHVLAERLRDAG
- a CDS encoding RES family NAD+ phosphorylase, with protein sequence MAVPLHPLAARYWRMLGVRWQGQPFDSGAHLTGGRWNPPGMAALYLSADYNTAIREMHQDLVRPGTLVAYDLVATAIADLRDADPAILDCQWRRIFKLDGGIPPSWTLAQTLRDAGAEGALVPSVQHRGGTNLVLWRWHDARIAGEGAALTLLDPEAVLTGR
- a CDS encoding glycosyltransferase family 2 protein codes for the protein MRPDVSLLVCTRDRSASLAATLASIDRAVAAAPALAVEVILVDNGSRDDTPRRLAAWRPPFPVHRLHEARPGLARARNLGLARARGRIVAMTDDDCVLHADYFPALVQAFAEVAGPAIIGGRILLGDPADLPVTVKLEDHPMTAPAGSFPGGFVMGANLAFTADVPRRVGAFDARFGAGAPFVAAEDTDFLVRAMRQDIALHYDHRFVVDHHHGRRRLDEETALLAGYGFGDGALYAKHWRDPRIRRALARDIADLRRDLTDPVTTHGGIRAFYAFRLRHKLRGAVGYWRHRADDVLRRRRPSR
- a CDS encoding glycosyltransferase is translated as MRIAILAHVRQRIAQPFAGGMEAHCWQLAAGLEARGHDVTLFASGDSDPRFAIDPVVAKHYECVFPWAEHRGSAPLIAHLDAGYAAACDRISAGGYDVVHNNSLHRFAIEPRRTAVTPTVTSLHVPPYDALHWFVRASATPGHRLTVTSATQLAAWWPEGAPAQASVLHNGIDADAWRFSPQGDGSALWCGRMTPNKGPHFAAQAALRAGVPLTLFGPVEDPDYWAAEVAPLLGPTVRYGGHLAGAALAAEMARASVFLFTPCWDEPFGLVAAEAMACGLPVAAFDQGAAREVIGEAGAFAPAGDVAALAAAIGTALAIPRLVPRARVERMFTRDIWLDRCEALYRAAGADRAVLAA